The Streptomyces avermitilis MA-4680 = NBRC 14893 genome contains a region encoding:
- a CDS encoding acyl-CoA dehydrogenase family protein yields MRSLDAARAVCEQFHPGLLKELEQIPFTDREKPGSPVIDLFRIHGGVGLLIPEEYGGHGAAPLDALRIQLALGAVSPSLVAAVSMHHFTAAMLYSLAVKAGRLTGAQTELLRRIVPDQQVMASGWAEGRTEQNILTPAVTARPVDGGYLLSGSKKPCSLSRSMSLLTASIAIHHDDGTAELALALVPADAPGLSVHPFWGNDLLAGAESDEVRLTDVFVPAGMVVRAGADDPHRLDDLQTAGFVWFEMLISAGYAGGAAALVEQVLERERGSVQERAELAVEMEAALALLEGVARAIGTEPGDEESVARVLVARYTVQKALPRIAARSLELLGGLDFIRGSAHAQAAAAVHALAFHPPGRGAAAEPLLRYFDGGALVLA; encoded by the coding sequence GTGCGTTCCCTCGATGCTGCTCGGGCCGTCTGCGAGCAATTCCACCCCGGTCTGCTCAAAGAGCTGGAGCAGATCCCGTTCACGGACCGGGAAAAGCCCGGCAGTCCCGTCATCGACCTCTTCCGCATCCACGGCGGGGTCGGCCTGCTGATACCCGAGGAGTACGGCGGCCACGGCGCCGCCCCGCTGGACGCGCTGCGCATCCAGCTGGCGCTGGGCGCCGTGTCCCCCTCGCTCGTCGCGGCCGTCTCCATGCACCACTTCACCGCGGCCATGCTCTACTCGCTCGCCGTCAAGGCGGGCCGGCTCACCGGCGCGCAGACCGAACTGCTGCGCCGGATCGTCCCCGACCAGCAGGTGATGGCCTCCGGCTGGGCCGAGGGCCGCACCGAGCAGAACATCCTCACCCCCGCGGTGACGGCGCGACCGGTCGACGGTGGATACCTGCTCTCCGGCTCGAAGAAACCGTGCAGTCTGTCCCGTTCGATGAGTCTGCTCACCGCGAGCATCGCCATCCACCACGACGACGGCACCGCCGAACTGGCCCTCGCCCTGGTGCCGGCCGACGCTCCGGGCCTGTCCGTCCACCCGTTCTGGGGCAACGACCTGCTCGCGGGCGCGGAGAGCGACGAGGTGCGTCTGACGGACGTGTTCGTGCCGGCGGGCATGGTCGTACGGGCGGGGGCGGACGACCCGCACCGGCTGGACGATCTCCAGACGGCCGGGTTCGTCTGGTTCGAGATGCTGATCTCCGCCGGGTACGCGGGCGGGGCCGCCGCGCTCGTCGAGCAGGTGCTGGAGCGGGAGCGCGGCAGCGTCCAGGAACGGGCCGAGCTCGCGGTCGAGATGGAGGCCGCCCTGGCGCTCCTCGAGGGTGTCGCACGGGCGATCGGCACGGAGCCGGGCGACGAGGAGTCGGTCGCCCGCGTCCTGGTCGCCCGCTACACCGTGCAGAAGGCGCTGCCGCGGATCGCCGCCCGGTCCCTGGAGCTGCTCGGCGGCCTGGACTTCATCCGTGGCTCCGCCCACGCCCAGGCGGCCGCCGCCGTGCACGCCCTCGCCTTCCATCCGCCGGGCCGCGGCGCCGCCGCCGAGCCGCTGCTGCGCTACTTCGACGGCGGCGCGCTGGTCCTGGCCTGA
- a CDS encoding phosphopantetheine-binding protein has translation MLEQLKEILSNKLKVSPEAITPEATREDIELDSLAVVELSLLLKSELDLDVSDDDLLEAETVADMVRLMEERSAKV, from the coding sequence ATGCTGGAGCAGCTCAAGGAAATCCTGTCCAACAAGCTCAAGGTGTCGCCCGAGGCCATCACCCCGGAGGCCACCCGGGAGGACATCGAGCTGGACTCGCTGGCCGTGGTGGAGCTGTCGCTGCTGCTCAAGTCCGAACTGGACCTGGACGTCAGCGACGACGACCTCCTGGAAGCCGAGACCGTGGCCGACATGGTCCGGCTCATGGAGGAGCGGAGCGCGAAGGTCTGA
- a CDS encoding type II toxin-antitoxin system RatA family toxin yields MRHVELEALIPAEQATTVFDSVRRWERYPDLAPHVKQTTVHATYPAEDASSSWELHFRSGLLRWTEDDVFVPERGEIRFEQSDGDFDSFTGTWTLTQQGDDVAVRFDADFDFGIPSLEGILDPIAERVIKETVAWALTGLFPAVRLSGGVELTEPAAVGV; encoded by the coding sequence GTGCGGCACGTAGAGCTCGAAGCCCTGATACCCGCGGAGCAGGCCACGACGGTCTTCGACTCCGTACGACGCTGGGAGCGGTACCCGGACCTGGCGCCCCATGTGAAGCAGACCACCGTGCACGCCACCTACCCGGCGGAGGACGCCAGTTCGAGCTGGGAGCTGCACTTCCGCAGCGGGCTGCTGCGCTGGACCGAGGACGACGTGTTCGTGCCGGAGCGGGGCGAGATCCGCTTCGAGCAGAGCGACGGGGACTTCGACTCCTTCACCGGCACCTGGACCCTGACGCAGCAGGGCGACGACGTCGCGGTCCGCTTCGACGCCGACTTCGACTTCGGCATCCCGAGCCTGGAGGGGATCCTCGACCCGATCGCCGAGCGGGTCATCAAGGAGACCGTCGCCTGGGCCCTGACCGGCCTGTTCCCCGCCGTCCGCCTCTCGGGCGGCGTCGAGCTCACCGAGCCCGCCGCCGTCGGCGTCTAG
- a CDS encoding flavin reductase family protein: MSTATEVRAPRRPVRQDPVERRRALYHLASPVSVLTVGPEERLHGTTASTVTLVSREPLLVGVVLRAGSSFARLAAAEGRFAINVLSDEQAVVARHFADSGRPDGSEQFAGLAWTADSYAHAPLIAGALAHYTCRFHSAHAAGDSELLLGHVVRARTGDGLPLFSYAGGLFAGSLRPAKEAAAS; the protein is encoded by the coding sequence ATGAGCACCGCCACCGAAGTACGTGCCCCGCGGCGTCCCGTACGCCAGGACCCGGTCGAGCGCCGGCGGGCGCTGTACCACCTGGCGTCCCCGGTGTCGGTGCTGACGGTCGGCCCCGAGGAGCGGCTGCACGGCACCACGGCGAGCACCGTCACGCTGGTGTCGCGCGAGCCCCTGCTGGTGGGGGTCGTGCTGCGGGCGGGTTCGTCCTTCGCGCGGCTCGCCGCCGCCGAGGGGCGGTTCGCGATCAACGTCCTCAGCGACGAACAGGCCGTGGTGGCACGCCACTTCGCGGACAGCGGCCGCCCCGACGGCAGCGAGCAGTTCGCGGGCCTCGCGTGGACGGCGGACTCGTACGCGCACGCTCCGCTGATCGCGGGGGCGCTCGCCCACTACACCTGCCGGTTCCACTCCGCGCACGCGGCGGGCGACAGCGAGCTGCTGCTCGGCCATGTCGTCCGGGCCAGGACCGGCGACGGCCTTCCTCTGTTCAGCTACGCCGGCGGGCTGTTCGCCGGTTCCCTGCGCCCCGCGAAGGAGGCGGCCGCGTCATGA
- a CDS encoding type I polyketide synthase: MPRTESQTEETNRAPGQAPEPIAIVGIGLRLPGGGNSPDEFDAYLREGRGATGPLDRLDTFDASFFNISPKEAPYLDPQQRMLLETAWQALEHANIDPTPLRRGNGGVYLGAGSRGYAPEPAPLPYEEPDGPLAAGVTTCALSGRLSYFLGWRGPSLSVDTASSSSLVALHLAVRGLRAGETDIALCGGVDAPHRPRVAGKLAEGCGVVVLKRLGDATRHGDTVLALVRGSALAQDGDGAGPAAPDGAVQEKVVRGALAAARLAPEDIQYVEAHGTGTSPAGSVESGAVGRVFAESHTEDAPLLVGSVQTDLGHLEPASGIVGVIKAVLQIRSGTVYPHPGRTTSSGRDAGEPRFVRVPTACEPWQADVRRAVVSSLGFAGTVGAVVLEQPPAVKHSEETAPDAAAPLFTLSAKSAAALREQARNYRRLLAQRPDVPLAGLCYTANVGRSHHPYRVAGPVADHAALVRLLDQAAGRDHEGPSGIRRTAFMFSGQGSQYAGMGAAPYERFPVFREHVDACDRLFAPHLGRSVAALVRGTAADPEAIDRTEYAQPALFTLEYALARLWMSWGVRPHVLIGHGIGEVVAAAVAGLFSLPDAVTLVAARARLTRAVRAKGGTAEVAAPAEDVEPLLAAHPDLALAAVDAPDRCVIAGGANALAEVTGLLRARGVRVDRTAVPHALHSPLMTEVYDDFRAALDGITFHEPAISLISNVTGRPARPAEIGTPDYWVRHLGEPVRFLAGLRSVAQRGRHALIEIGPGSDLTALAQRGLTAADHVWPVSLRRGDRSADTTLAALAGYYTAGLPVSWAGYHAGRPAPAKTSLPTYAFQREDHRPPSIAPRRTGAAYGAARHLLLGTEERFASGVREFTAEFTAGDLGALADLGDGERTTLPTGAYVDLLLALQDAVGGHTRCAVRELKLLTPLHIPAGTTVALTTRWRPRSEGGADVEVFTLVGGEEDTHATARIAAGREPVVPVCELAELDAELTPAGQRIDDEDIYTDLASVGRPHGPRMRLLLHASRHRDGLVTGELTGRDATAAEHVPAELLEAAVQAAVVLDPEGPVFVPREISRVRHFRKPRGEQLRVLARVHGEQDRRIADILLLENGEPVTELLGVHLARPEGRVGRRQFLHRPEWVRRALPGAAAGTSAAAPSSADAAAPARTAPGGRHLLLLDPAAGRAAALAGQPGLRVTRLSDPTGLKAALEDPTVTDVCRVWRRPSPTSAASGGSGRAPCPPTGCAPSARTTTARCWPW, translated from the coding sequence ATGCCGCGTACGGAGTCACAGACGGAAGAGACGAACCGGGCGCCGGGGCAGGCACCCGAGCCGATCGCGATCGTCGGAATCGGTCTGCGCCTCCCCGGCGGCGGCAACTCGCCCGACGAGTTCGACGCCTACCTGCGGGAAGGCCGCGGCGCGACCGGCCCCCTCGACCGCCTCGACACGTTCGACGCCTCCTTCTTCAACATCTCGCCGAAGGAGGCCCCCTACCTGGATCCCCAGCAGCGGATGCTGCTGGAGACCGCGTGGCAGGCCCTCGAGCACGCCAACATCGACCCCACCCCGCTGCGGCGCGGCAACGGCGGCGTCTACCTGGGCGCCGGCTCCCGCGGCTACGCCCCCGAACCGGCCCCGCTGCCGTACGAGGAGCCGGACGGCCCCCTCGCCGCCGGCGTCACCACGTGCGCGCTGTCGGGCCGGCTGTCGTACTTCCTGGGCTGGCGCGGTCCGAGCCTGAGCGTCGACACCGCGAGCTCGTCCTCGCTGGTCGCCCTGCACCTGGCCGTGCGGGGGCTGCGGGCGGGCGAGACCGACATCGCGCTGTGCGGCGGGGTCGACGCCCCACACCGCCCGCGCGTTGCGGGGAAGCTCGCCGAGGGCTGCGGTGTCGTCGTCCTCAAGCGGCTCGGCGACGCCACCCGGCACGGCGACACCGTGCTCGCCCTGGTACGCGGCAGCGCCCTCGCGCAGGACGGCGACGGCGCGGGCCCGGCCGCCCCCGACGGCGCCGTGCAGGAGAAGGTCGTCCGCGGCGCGCTCGCCGCGGCCCGCCTCGCCCCCGAGGACATCCAGTACGTCGAGGCGCACGGCACCGGCACCTCGCCGGCCGGCTCCGTCGAGTCCGGCGCCGTCGGCCGCGTCTTCGCCGAGTCGCACACCGAGGACGCTCCGCTGCTGGTCGGCTCGGTGCAGACCGACCTGGGCCACCTGGAACCAGCGTCCGGCATCGTCGGCGTCATCAAGGCGGTGCTCCAGATCAGGTCCGGCACGGTCTACCCGCACCCCGGCCGCACCACGTCCTCCGGGCGCGACGCGGGGGAGCCCCGCTTCGTGCGCGTACCGACCGCGTGCGAGCCGTGGCAGGCCGACGTCCGGCGCGCGGTCGTCAGCAGCCTCGGCTTCGCGGGCACCGTCGGCGCGGTCGTCCTGGAGCAGCCGCCCGCCGTGAAGCACTCCGAGGAGACCGCCCCGGACGCCGCCGCCCCCCTGTTCACCCTCTCCGCCAAGAGCGCCGCCGCCCTGCGCGAACAGGCCCGGAACTACCGGCGGTTGCTCGCCCAGCGGCCCGACGTCCCGCTGGCCGGGCTGTGCTACACCGCCAACGTCGGCCGCTCCCACCACCCCTACCGCGTCGCGGGACCGGTCGCCGACCACGCGGCGCTCGTCCGGCTGCTCGACCAGGCGGCCGGCCGGGACCACGAGGGCCCCTCCGGCATCCGCAGGACCGCCTTCATGTTCAGCGGCCAGGGCTCCCAGTACGCGGGCATGGGCGCCGCGCCGTACGAGCGGTTCCCGGTCTTCCGCGAGCACGTCGACGCCTGCGACCGGCTGTTCGCACCGCACCTGGGCCGCTCCGTGGCCGCACTGGTGCGCGGCACCGCCGCCGACCCGGAGGCGATCGACCGCACCGAGTACGCCCAGCCCGCCCTGTTCACCCTGGAGTACGCGCTCGCCCGGCTGTGGATGTCCTGGGGCGTGCGCCCCCACGTGCTCATCGGGCACGGCATCGGCGAGGTCGTCGCGGCCGCCGTGGCCGGGCTGTTCAGTCTGCCGGACGCCGTGACGCTGGTCGCCGCCCGCGCGCGGCTGACGCGGGCGGTGCGCGCGAAGGGCGGCACGGCCGAGGTCGCCGCCCCCGCCGAGGACGTCGAACCGCTCCTCGCCGCCCACCCGGACCTGGCTCTCGCCGCGGTCGACGCCCCCGACCGGTGTGTGATCGCCGGCGGCGCGAACGCCCTCGCCGAGGTCACCGGCCTCCTGCGGGCGCGGGGCGTACGCGTCGACCGGACGGCTGTCCCGCACGCCCTCCACTCGCCGCTGATGACCGAGGTGTACGACGACTTCCGCGCCGCCCTTGACGGCATCACCTTCCACGAGCCCGCCATCAGCCTGATCTCCAACGTCACCGGCCGGCCGGCCCGCCCCGCCGAGATCGGCACCCCCGACTACTGGGTGCGGCACCTCGGCGAACCCGTACGCTTCCTGGCCGGCCTCCGGTCGGTGGCCCAGCGCGGCCGGCACGCCCTGATCGAGATCGGACCGGGGTCCGACCTGACCGCGCTCGCCCAGCGTGGTCTGACCGCCGCCGACCACGTGTGGCCGGTGAGCCTACGCCGCGGCGACCGCTCCGCCGACACCACCCTGGCCGCGCTCGCCGGGTACTACACGGCGGGCCTGCCGGTCTCCTGGGCCGGCTACCACGCGGGCCGCCCGGCCCCCGCGAAGACGTCCCTGCCCACCTACGCCTTCCAGCGCGAGGACCACCGGCCGCCCTCCATCGCACCCCGGCGCACGGGCGCGGCCTACGGCGCCGCCCGCCATCTGCTGCTCGGCACGGAGGAGCGGTTCGCCAGCGGGGTACGGGAGTTCACGGCCGAGTTCACCGCCGGGGACCTGGGCGCGCTGGCCGACCTCGGCGACGGTGAACGTACGACGCTGCCGACCGGCGCGTACGTCGACCTGCTGCTCGCCCTCCAGGACGCGGTCGGCGGGCACACCCGCTGCGCCGTCCGCGAGCTGAAACTGCTCACGCCCCTGCACATACCCGCCGGGACGACGGTGGCCCTGACGACCCGGTGGCGACCGCGTTCCGAGGGCGGCGCCGACGTGGAGGTCTTCACCCTCGTCGGGGGCGAGGAGGACACCCACGCCACCGCCCGGATCGCCGCCGGGCGCGAACCGGTCGTACCCGTCTGCGAACTCGCCGAGCTGGACGCCGAACTGACGCCCGCCGGGCAGCGGATCGACGACGAGGACATCTACACCGACCTCGCCTCCGTCGGCCGCCCGCACGGCCCGCGCATGCGGCTGCTGCTGCACGCCTCCCGGCACCGGGACGGCCTGGTCACCGGCGAGCTGACCGGCCGCGACGCCACCGCGGCCGAGCATGTGCCGGCGGAGCTCCTGGAGGCCGCGGTGCAGGCCGCCGTCGTCCTCGACCCCGAGGGCCCGGTCTTCGTGCCGCGCGAGATCTCCCGCGTACGCCACTTCCGCAAGCCCCGCGGGGAACAGCTCCGCGTCCTCGCCCGGGTGCACGGCGAACAGGACCGCCGGATCGCCGACATCCTCCTCCTGGAGAACGGCGAACCCGTCACCGAACTCCTCGGCGTCCACCTCGCCCGCCCCGAGGGCCGCGTGGGCCGCCGCCAGTTCCTGCACCGGCCGGAGTGGGTACGGCGGGCCCTGCCGGGCGCGGCCGCGGGGACGTCCGCCGCCGCACCCTCCTCGGCCGACGCCGCGGCCCCGGCGCGGACCGCTCCCGGCGGCCGCCACCTCCTCCTGCTCGACCCGGCGGCGGGCCGGGCCGCCGCGCTCGCCGGGCAGCCCGGCCTGCGCGTGACCCGGCTGAGCGATCCCACCGGCCTCAAGGCGGCCCTCGAGGACCCGACCGTCACCGACGTCTGCCGCGTCTGGCGCCGACCGTCACCGACGTCTGCCGCGTCTGGCGGCAGCGGCAGGGCGCCATGTCCGCCGACCGGATGCGCGCCGAGTGCGAGGACAACTACCGCGCGCTGCTGGCCCTGGTGA
- a CDS encoding aldehyde dehydrogenase family protein — MLREAAQEESAPAPSGLKSYDLYIAGKDVAGDGWVYTVSGRSLLEDVFTSVSLKRSLEQDPESEAAQHPYVVGRCAVADDSAIDMATQAAAAAASDWAAVPLERRMRLGTRFREELLKHQDEFLDMLVAESHPVKLARWELSCLLQIYAPGSLRWYMKQMRVEKEYAGRKLILHRQPDGVVAFNPPQNAPLPSAALCVLALMAGNAVVVRAPRSIALSTMWLLRDIVAPILEEFDAPPGVLNAVCSNPKQTMDRWIADPLINDIFYIGGSQEGLRFEQQCVAHGKKPILELAGNDGIVVWKDADVKWAAEAITESFFGSGQICMVPNYVLVHPDVAEALIAEVREQVKGIRPGLPEEEDVLLSPVRRSERFFRLLRQALDNGGSLVTGGHRTELDGTPSETGVFLQPTVIRVDGLDRARTFDVVREETFFPLIPIVVPERDNDDALLEAFLRFVNTNSYGLRNSLWSRSDHVIETFVRRVVNGGLLKVNDSHIGFLPYLPSHGGTGRTGGAFGEANYPMLKTSHVQGVSIARDISPYDAVFGA, encoded by the coding sequence ATGCTTCGCGAAGCTGCGCAGGAGGAGAGTGCTCCGGCACCTTCCGGATTGAAGAGCTACGACCTCTACATCGCGGGCAAGGATGTCGCCGGTGACGGGTGGGTCTACACCGTCAGCGGGCGGTCCCTGCTGGAAGACGTGTTCACCAGCGTGAGCCTCAAGCGCTCGCTGGAGCAGGACCCGGAGTCCGAGGCCGCCCAGCACCCCTACGTCGTGGGCCGCTGCGCGGTCGCCGACGACAGCGCCATCGACATGGCCACCCAGGCGGCGGCCGCCGCCGCCTCGGACTGGGCGGCCGTCCCGCTGGAGCGGCGGATGCGCCTGGGCACCCGCTTCCGCGAGGAACTCCTCAAGCACCAGGACGAGTTCCTCGACATGCTGGTCGCCGAGTCGCACCCGGTGAAGCTGGCCCGCTGGGAGCTGAGCTGCCTGCTCCAGATCTACGCCCCGGGCAGTCTGCGCTGGTACATGAAGCAGATGCGGGTCGAGAAGGAGTACGCGGGCCGCAAACTGATCCTGCACCGTCAGCCCGACGGTGTGGTCGCCTTCAACCCGCCGCAGAACGCCCCGCTGCCCAGCGCCGCGCTCTGCGTACTGGCCCTGATGGCCGGCAACGCCGTGGTGGTCAGGGCACCCCGCAGTATCGCGCTGAGCACCATGTGGCTGCTGCGCGACATCGTGGCGCCGATCCTCGAGGAGTTCGACGCGCCTCCCGGCGTCCTCAACGCGGTGTGCAGCAACCCGAAGCAGACCATGGACCGCTGGATCGCCGACCCGCTGATCAACGACATCTTCTACATCGGCGGCAGCCAGGAGGGCCTGCGCTTCGAACAGCAGTGCGTCGCGCACGGCAAGAAGCCGATCCTCGAACTGGCCGGCAACGACGGCATCGTGGTGTGGAAGGACGCCGACGTGAAGTGGGCGGCCGAGGCCATCACCGAGTCCTTCTTCGGCTCCGGGCAGATCTGCATGGTCCCCAACTACGTGCTGGTCCACCCGGACGTCGCGGAGGCGCTGATCGCCGAGGTGCGTGAGCAGGTCAAGGGCATCCGGCCGGGCCTGCCCGAGGAGGAGGACGTCCTGCTGTCGCCGGTGCGCCGCAGCGAGCGGTTCTTCCGGCTGCTGCGCCAGGCCCTGGACAACGGGGGCTCGCTGGTCACCGGCGGTCACCGCACCGAGCTCGACGGGACGCCCTCGGAGACGGGTGTCTTCCTCCAGCCCACCGTCATCCGGGTGGACGGCCTGGACCGGGCCCGCACCTTCGACGTCGTGCGCGAGGAGACCTTCTTCCCGCTCATCCCGATCGTGGTGCCCGAACGCGACAACGACGACGCGCTGCTGGAGGCCTTCCTCCGCTTCGTCAACACCAACTCCTACGGGCTGCGCAACTCCCTGTGGTCGCGCTCCGACCACGTCATCGAGACCTTCGTGCGGCGCGTCGTCAACGGCGGTCTGCTGAAGGTCAACGACTCTCACATCGGCTTCCTGCCGTATCTGCCCAGCCACGGCGGCACCGGCCGCACCGGCGGCGCGTTCGGCGAGGCCAACTACCCGATGCTCAAGACCTCGCACGTGCAAGGGGTCAGCATCGCCCGCGACATCAGCCCCTACGACGCGGTCTTCGGCGCCTGA
- a CDS encoding acyl carrier protein, with translation MTAMPPADTTVIQRLRELPRTEIADEIETLVLRKFKTVLLMDESEDLPLDISYFDLGLTSLRLTEIRQSLEQLLDLSINVNVLFNEPTVAQLVDYLADALSTPSA, from the coding sequence ATGACCGCCATGCCACCTGCCGACACCACCGTGATCCAGCGGCTGCGCGAACTGCCGCGGACCGAAATCGCCGATGAAATAGAGACACTCGTCCTGCGGAAGTTCAAGACTGTTCTTCTCATGGACGAGTCGGAGGATCTTCCCCTCGACATCAGTTATTTCGACCTCGGTCTCACCTCACTTCGGCTGACCGAGATACGGCAGAGCCTGGAGCAGCTCCTCGATCTGTCCATCAACGTGAATGTGCTGTTCAACGAGCCGACGGTCGCCCAGCTCGTGGACTACCTGGCCGACGCCCTGTCCACCCCGTCCGCCTGA
- a CDS encoding aspartate aminotransferase family protein, producing the protein MTVIQESPVDTEAEILGLYRAHLSKGRATLAELFGSHMETASEGAWLTTSDGERFLNAGGYGVFIMGARHPIVMEEVERQLRTHPTATRILLEPTVARAAEALVSVLPDGLDRVHFALSGAEAVETGLKLARAGGRKRTISMRGGYHGKTLGALSATAKDVYQAPFRPLVPDFQHLPFGETDALEAELAAHPGEVCVILEPVQGEGGVIIPPAGYLKRVEELVRAHDGFLILDEVQSGFGRLGEWWGADTEGVVPDVLLTGKALGGGVMPVSAAVATRKAFRPFDKDPYVHTATFSGQPVLMAAVQGAIRAMKEERLVTRAMDLGAQLLPRIAEIAYRNIPELVVDVRGQGLLIGVELVEAGLAGELLIELFNHGVVANHSMNGSSVVRFTPPAVLSDTDVEFLLNSFDLATRDLVRGAAKMPEGGN; encoded by the coding sequence GTGACCGTCATCCAGGAATCACCCGTCGACACCGAGGCGGAGATCCTCGGCCTGTACCGGGCCCATCTCAGCAAGGGCCGGGCCACCCTCGCCGAGCTCTTCGGCAGCCACATGGAGACGGCGTCCGAGGGCGCCTGGCTCACCACCAGCGACGGTGAGCGCTTCCTCAACGCGGGCGGCTACGGCGTGTTCATCATGGGCGCCCGCCACCCGATCGTGATGGAGGAGGTGGAGCGCCAGCTGCGGACGCATCCCACCGCGACGCGCATCCTGCTGGAGCCCACCGTGGCCCGCGCCGCCGAGGCGCTCGTCTCCGTGCTGCCCGACGGCCTGGACCGGGTGCACTTCGCGCTGTCGGGCGCCGAGGCGGTGGAGACCGGCCTCAAGCTGGCACGGGCCGGCGGCCGCAAGCGGACCATCTCGATGCGCGGCGGCTACCACGGCAAGACGCTCGGCGCGCTGTCCGCCACCGCCAAGGACGTCTACCAGGCGCCGTTCCGGCCCCTGGTGCCGGACTTCCAGCACCTGCCGTTCGGCGAAACGGACGCGCTGGAGGCGGAACTCGCGGCCCACCCCGGCGAGGTCTGCGTCATCCTCGAACCCGTACAGGGCGAGGGCGGCGTGATCATTCCGCCCGCGGGCTACCTCAAGCGCGTCGAGGAACTGGTCCGCGCCCACGACGGATTCCTGATCCTCGACGAGGTGCAGTCCGGTTTCGGCCGGCTCGGCGAGTGGTGGGGCGCGGACACCGAGGGCGTGGTGCCCGACGTGCTCCTCACCGGCAAGGCCCTCGGCGGTGGCGTCATGCCGGTCTCCGCGGCCGTGGCGACCCGCAAGGCCTTCCGCCCCTTCGACAAGGACCCGTACGTCCACACCGCCACCTTCTCCGGGCAGCCGGTGCTGATGGCCGCGGTGCAGGGCGCGATCCGGGCCATGAAGGAGGAGCGCCTGGTCACCCGGGCCATGGACCTCGGCGCGCAGCTGCTGCCGAGGATCGCGGAGATCGCGTACCGCAACATCCCCGAACTCGTCGTGGACGTGCGCGGCCAGGGGCTGCTCATCGGCGTGGAGCTCGTCGAGGCCGGACTGGCCGGCGAGCTGCTGATCGAGCTGTTCAACCACGGTGTGGTCGCCAACCACTCGATGAACGGCAGCTCGGTGGTGCGGTTCACCCCGCCCGCCGTGCTGAGCGACACCGATGTGGAGTTCCTCCTGAACTCCTTCGACCTGGCCACACGCGACCTCGTCCGGGGCGCGGCCAAGATGCCGGAAGGCGGTAACTGA
- a CDS encoding beta-ketoacyl-ACP synthase III codes for MSGGRAAVITGIGGYVPPDLVTNDDLAQRLDTSDAWIRSRTGIAERHVIAPGTATSDLAVEAGLRALKSAGDEHVDAVVLATTTPDQPCPATAPQVAARLGLGQVPAFDVAAVCSGFLFGLATASGLIAAGVADKVLLVAADAFTTIINPEDRTTAVIFADGAGAVVLRAGAADEPGAVGPLVLGSDGELSHLIEVPAGGSRQRSSGPTTDPDDQYFRMLGRDTYRHAVERMTDASQRAAELADWRIDDVDRFAAHQANARILDSVAERLGVPAERQLTNIARVGNTGAASIPLLLSQAAAAGRLGAGHRVLLTAFGGGLSWGAGTLVWPEVQPV; via the coding sequence ATGAGCGGCGGACGCGCGGCGGTGATCACCGGGATCGGGGGCTATGTGCCTCCCGATCTGGTGACCAACGACGATCTGGCCCAGCGGCTCGACACCTCCGACGCGTGGATCCGCTCGCGCACCGGGATCGCCGAGCGGCATGTGATCGCGCCCGGCACCGCGACCTCCGACCTGGCGGTGGAGGCCGGACTGCGGGCCCTGAAGTCGGCGGGCGACGAGCACGTGGACGCGGTCGTCCTGGCCACCACGACGCCCGACCAGCCCTGCCCGGCGACCGCCCCGCAGGTGGCCGCACGGCTGGGACTCGGGCAGGTGCCGGCGTTCGACGTGGCCGCCGTCTGCTCCGGCTTCCTGTTCGGCCTCGCCACCGCGTCCGGGCTGATCGCGGCCGGGGTGGCGGACAAGGTCCTGCTGGTCGCCGCCGACGCGTTCACCACGATCATCAACCCCGAGGACCGCACCACGGCCGTCATCTTCGCGGACGGCGCGGGCGCGGTGGTGCTGCGCGCGGGCGCCGCCGACGAGCCGGGGGCCGTCGGCCCGCTGGTGCTCGGCAGCGACGGCGAGCTGAGCCATCTCATCGAGGTGCCGGCGGGCGGCTCGCGCCAGCGCTCGTCCGGCCCCACGACCGACCCGGACGACCAGTACTTCCGGATGCTCGGCCGGGACACCTACCGGCACGCGGTGGAGCGGATGACCGATGCGTCCCAGCGGGCGGCCGAACTGGCCGACTGGCGGATCGACGACGTCGACCGGTTCGCGGCGCACCAGGCCAACGCCCGCATCCTCGACTCGGTCGCGGAACGTCTCGGGGTCCCCGCCGAACGGCAGTTGACCAACATCGCCCGGGTCGGCAACACCGGCGCCGCCTCGATCCCGCTGCTTCTGTCGCAGGCGGCCGCGGCCGGCCGGCTCGGCGCCGGGCACCGGGTGCTCCTGACCGCGTTCGGCGGGGGCCTGTCCTGGGGCGCGGGGACTCTGGTCTGGCCGGAGGTCCAGCCGGTCTGA